A portion of the Candidatus Methylomirabilota bacterium genome contains these proteins:
- the der gene encoding ribosome biogenesis GTPase Der has protein sequence MGPRGELPVIAIVGRPNVGKSTLFNRLVGRRRAIVRDVPGVTRDRLYGQASFERWQATVIDTGGFDPSSEEPLVEGVRRHVLVAVEEADVVLFVVDAREGATALDVEIAGVLRRCGRPVLLAANKVEGPGLESALGELHRLGFGPPLPVSAEHGRGVAELLEALRERAPAAGGRAERAAAPISVAIIGRPNVGKSSLVNALVGHERVLVHEAPGTTRDAVDITLVYEGRTYVLVDTAGIRRKGRVHEPLEKLAVVMALRSLERCQVAVVVLDASEGAAAQDAHIAGYANEAGRATVVVVNKWDLVPRGLVRKAEVVDQIRDRLPFLDWAPVCFTSATRREGLHELFAAIDEAAREFRRRIAADEVTAALRAAIERRPISVGGAPLTLQSASQVSAEPPTFALRLNRPDGIHFSYERYLVKSLRHAFGLGGTPIRLSLRRAAGRRSRPGARRAAR, from the coding sequence ATGGGCCCGCGCGGCGAGCTCCCCGTCATTGCGATCGTCGGCCGGCCGAACGTCGGCAAGTCCACGCTCTTTAACCGGCTCGTCGGGCGGCGTCGGGCGATCGTGCGCGACGTGCCCGGCGTGACGCGCGACCGGCTCTACGGGCAGGCGAGCTTCGAGCGCTGGCAGGCGACGGTGATCGACACCGGGGGCTTCGACCCTTCCTCGGAGGAGCCGCTGGTCGAGGGCGTGCGTCGGCACGTGCTCGTCGCCGTGGAGGAAGCGGACGTCGTCCTGTTCGTGGTCGACGCGCGAGAGGGCGCGACAGCGCTCGACGTCGAGATCGCCGGCGTGCTGCGGCGCTGCGGGCGCCCGGTGCTCCTCGCCGCGAACAAGGTGGAGGGCCCGGGGCTCGAGAGCGCCCTCGGCGAGCTCCACCGACTCGGCTTCGGCCCGCCGCTGCCGGTGTCCGCGGAGCACGGCCGCGGGGTCGCGGAGCTCCTCGAGGCGCTGCGCGAGCGGGCACCGGCGGCGGGCGGGCGCGCCGAGCGCGCGGCCGCGCCGATCAGCGTCGCCATCATCGGCCGGCCGAACGTCGGCAAGTCGTCGCTCGTGAACGCCCTGGTCGGCCACGAGCGGGTGCTCGTGCACGAGGCGCCGGGGACGACGCGTGACGCCGTGGACATCACGCTCGTCTACGAGGGCCGCACCTACGTCCTCGTGGACACGGCCGGTATCCGGCGCAAGGGGCGCGTCCACGAGCCGCTCGAGAAGCTCGCGGTCGTGATGGCGCTGCGAAGCCTCGAGCGCTGCCAGGTCGCCGTCGTGGTCCTCGACGCCTCGGAGGGCGCGGCGGCCCAGGACGCCCACATCGCGGGCTACGCCAACGAGGCCGGCCGGGCCACCGTCGTCGTCGTGAACAAGTGGGACCTGGTGCCCAGGGGCCTCGTGAGGAAGGCGGAGGTCGTCGACCAGATCCGCGACCGCCTGCCGTTCCTCGACTGGGCGCCGGTGTGCTTCACCTCCGCCACGCGCCGCGAGGGCCTCCACGAGCTGTTCGCCGCGATCGACGAGGCGGCGCGTGAGTTCCGGCGGCGGATCGCCGCGGACGAGGTGACCGCGGCCCTGCGCGCGGCGATCGAACGGCGGCCGATCTCCGTCGGTGGGGCCCCGCTCACGCTCCAGTCGGCGTCGCAGGTGAGCGCGGAGCCGCCGACGTTCGCGCTGCGCCTGAACCGGCCGGACGGGATCCACTTCTCCTATGAGCGCTACCTCGTGAAGTCGCTGCGCCACGCGTTCGGCCTCGGCGGCACGCCGATCCGCCTGTCGCTGCGCCGGGCCGCCGGCCGGCGTTCACGGCCGGGCGCGCGGAGGGCGGCGCGGTGA
- a CDS encoding DUF512 domain-containing protein, whose translation MKTRFSTEGGAGGVVIAAVRAGTAAAASGLLPGDRIVAINGRRLRDAIDFQFHAGDERLALEVERDGGALRLALRRRGPDLGLELVPPAPSEIATCANKCVFCFIHQLPKGMRRSLYVKDDDFRLSFLHGNYITLTDLGEADLARIVEQRLSPLYVSVHATDPELRHRLLGGPRLSAEILPRMERLAKAGIRMHAQIVLCPDWNDGPHLERTVFELAPLHPMVATTAVVPVGLTRHRERLPALRGLRPDEARRLVDTVGGWQARFGGELGSRFVFLADEIYLLAARELPAAPAYEGFPIVEDGVGLVRRFEDEWDAALGRRRRRASAPPVTLVTGEMFAPRLGALLARGGLAGPGVSVAAVPNELFGRAIGVAGLLAGRDIQRHLSALGDLGRAVLVPAVALRDVDGVFLDDATPGDLARDLGVPVRVVEPSARALLAALRDA comes from the coding sequence GTGAAGACGCGTTTCTCCACTGAGGGCGGCGCCGGGGGCGTGGTGATCGCCGCCGTGAGGGCCGGCACTGCCGCGGCGGCCTCTGGACTCCTCCCTGGCGACCGCATCGTGGCGATCAACGGCCGGCGGCTCCGCGACGCGATCGACTTCCAGTTCCACGCGGGCGACGAGCGCCTGGCCCTCGAGGTCGAGCGCGACGGCGGCGCGCTGCGTCTCGCCCTCCGGCGCCGCGGGCCCGACCTCGGCCTCGAGCTCGTCCCGCCCGCGCCGTCCGAGATCGCGACGTGCGCGAACAAGTGCGTCTTTTGCTTCATCCACCAGCTGCCGAAAGGGATGCGGCGGAGCCTCTACGTGAAGGACGACGACTTCCGGCTCTCGTTCCTCCACGGCAACTACATCACGCTGACCGACCTCGGCGAGGCGGACCTGGCGCGCATCGTCGAGCAGCGCCTGTCGCCGCTCTACGTCTCCGTCCACGCGACGGATCCGGAGCTCCGTCACCGGCTCCTCGGCGGCCCGCGCCTGTCGGCCGAGATCCTGCCGCGCATGGAGCGCCTCGCGAAGGCGGGCATCCGCATGCACGCCCAGATCGTGCTGTGCCCCGACTGGAACGACGGCCCGCACCTCGAGCGTACCGTCTTCGAGCTGGCGCCGCTCCATCCCATGGTGGCGACGACCGCGGTCGTGCCCGTCGGGCTCACGCGCCACCGCGAGCGGCTGCCGGCGCTCCGCGGTCTCCGCCCGGACGAGGCGCGGCGGCTCGTGGACACGGTCGGCGGCTGGCAGGCGCGCTTCGGGGGCGAGCTCGGGAGCCGCTTCGTCTTTCTCGCCGACGAGATCTATCTCCTGGCGGCCCGGGAGCTCCCGGCCGCCCCCGCCTACGAGGGCTTTCCGATCGTCGAGGACGGCGTCGGCCTCGTGCGGCGCTTCGAGGACGAGTGGGACGCCGCGCTCGGCCGCCGTCGTCGCCGAGCCTCCGCGCCGCCGGTCACGCTCGTCACGGGCGAGATGTTCGCGCCCCGCCTCGGGGCGCTGCTCGCGCGCGGCGGGCTCGCCGGGCCGGGCGTCAGCGTGGCGGCCGTGCCGAACGAGCTCTTCGGGCGCGCGATCGGTGTGGCCGGGCTCCTCGCGGGCCGCGACATCCAGCGCCACCTCTCGGCGCTCGGCGACCTCGGCCGCGCGGTGCTGGTGCCGGCGGTCGCCCTGCGCGACGTGGACGGCGTCTTCCTGGACGACGCGACGCCCGGCGACCTCGCGCGCGACCTCGGCGTCCCGGTCCGCGTCGTCGAGCCGTCGGCGCGGGCGCTCCTCGCGGCGCTGCGCGACGCCTGA
- the pgsA gene encoding CDP-diacylglycerol--glycerol-3-phosphate 3-phosphatidyltransferase, whose amino-acid sequence MGLANWLTLLRIVMVPVFVSLLVYRKPGAALVVFATAAFTDLLDGYIARRRGSQSRLGAFLDPMADKLLLTASFVTLTYLKALPFWIAAVVISRDVILALGTALIYMLGGRLDPRPTRAGKAATFLQILTVLTGLLAPYVDPGAALRVVLWLAAVFTVASGLQYVVQGMRFLNAAPDEEREASREDAFLH is encoded by the coding sequence ATGGGCCTGGCGAACTGGCTGACGCTCCTTCGCATCGTGATGGTCCCGGTGTTCGTGTCGCTGCTCGTCTACAGGAAGCCGGGCGCCGCGCTCGTCGTCTTCGCGACGGCCGCGTTCACCGACCTCCTCGACGGCTACATCGCGCGCCGGCGGGGGAGCCAGAGCCGGCTCGGGGCCTTCCTCGACCCGATGGCCGACAAGCTCCTCCTGACCGCGTCGTTCGTGACGCTGACCTACCTCAAGGCGCTGCCCTTCTGGATCGCCGCGGTCGTGATCAGCCGCGACGTCATCCTGGCGCTCGGCACCGCGCTCATCTACATGCTGGGCGGTCGCCTCGACCCGCGGCCGACGCGGGCCGGGAAGGCCGCGACGTTCCTCCAGATCCTCACGGTCCTGACGGGGCTCCTAGCCCCCTACGTCGACCCCGGCGCGGCGCTGCGCGTCGTGCTCTGGCTCGCCGCCGTCTTCACGGTCGCCTCGGGCCTCCAGTACGTCGTCCAGGGCATGCGGTTCCTCAACGCCGCGCCCGACGAGGAGCGGGAGGCGTCCCGTGAAGACGCGTTTCTCCACTGA
- the hflX gene encoding GTPase HflX, whose protein sequence is MRRNGASGRPTRERAVIAAVKRPSQGRWEIEESLEELAGLVEAAGGSVVERIVQERASPTPALYFGKGKVEEIGRAARAGSANLVVSDDPLSPIQERNIAEALGLKVIDRTALILDIFAQRARSSEGKLQVELAQLTYLLPRLVGQWTHLERLGGGIGTRGPGETQLESDRRVIRRRVMHIRRELERVQVHRRLQREGRRRSGLPVVALVGYTNAGKTTLLNRLAGARLTTADRLFVTLDPAARLVEPAGRQPFILTDTVGFIRKLPHELVAAFRATLEELADADVLLHVVDASHPSLDEHLRAVRELLEELAVANRPTVLALNKVDRLDAPVEPLVERLGGVAISAATGVGIAPLLVSVERALPPGGAATLRIPHGDGAALALCYARGRVLARMDEPDAVRLEVELPRQVLGALGAYRVGGPPAARVVD, encoded by the coding sequence GTGAGGCGCAACGGGGCGAGCGGCAGGCCGACGCGGGAGCGGGCGGTGATCGCGGCGGTGAAGCGCCCGTCACAGGGGCGGTGGGAGATCGAGGAGTCGCTCGAGGAGCTCGCCGGCCTCGTCGAGGCCGCCGGCGGAAGCGTCGTGGAGCGCATCGTCCAGGAGCGGGCGTCGCCGACCCCGGCGCTCTACTTCGGCAAGGGGAAGGTCGAGGAGATCGGGCGCGCGGCGCGGGCGGGGTCGGCGAACCTCGTCGTCTCGGACGACCCGCTCTCGCCGATCCAGGAGCGGAACATCGCCGAGGCGCTCGGCCTCAAGGTCATCGACCGGACGGCGCTGATCCTCGACATCTTCGCCCAGCGGGCGCGCTCGAGCGAGGGCAAGCTCCAGGTCGAGCTCGCGCAGCTGACCTATCTGCTGCCGCGCCTCGTCGGGCAGTGGACCCACCTCGAGCGGCTCGGCGGCGGCATCGGCACGCGGGGACCGGGCGAGACCCAGCTGGAGTCGGACCGGCGCGTGATCCGGCGCCGCGTGATGCACATCAGGCGCGAGCTCGAGCGCGTCCAGGTCCACCGGCGCCTGCAGCGCGAGGGCCGGCGGCGGTCCGGGCTGCCCGTCGTCGCCCTCGTCGGCTACACGAACGCGGGCAAGACGACGCTGCTGAACCGGCTCGCGGGCGCCCGGCTCACGACCGCCGACCGCCTCTTCGTCACCCTCGACCCGGCCGCGCGCCTCGTCGAGCCCGCCGGGCGCCAGCCGTTCATCTTGACCGACACGGTCGGGTTCATCCGGAAGCTGCCCCACGAGCTCGTCGCGGCGTTCCGCGCGACGCTCGAGGAGCTGGCGGACGCCGACGTGCTCCTGCACGTCGTGGACGCGAGCCATCCCTCGCTCGACGAGCACCTGCGGGCGGTGCGCGAGCTCCTCGAGGAGCTCGCGGTCGCCAACCGGCCGACGGTCCTGGCCCTGAACAAGGTGGACCGGCTCGACGCGCCGGTGGAGCCGCTCGTCGAGCGGCTCGGCGGCGTCGCGATCTCGGCCGCCACCGGCGTGGGGATCGCCCCGCTCCTCGTGAGCGTGGAGCGCGCGCTGCCGCCGGGCGGCGCCGCGACGCTCCGGATCCCGCACGGGGACGGCGCGGCGCTCGCGCTCTGCTACGCGCGGGGACGCGTCCTCGCGCGCATGGACGAGCCGGACGCGGTGCGGCTCGAGGTGGAGCTGCCGCGCCAGGTCCTCGGCGCGCTCGGGGCCTACCGCGTGGGCGGTCCGCCGGCGGCGCGGGTGGTAGACTGA
- a CDS encoding DUF3047 domain-containing protein, with translation MRRRRLSASPAARLTLLGLLLLGATAVLLANPRHRAFYFGAGSPPGAERSGLRLPSTTRFGRAPDAPAISPIAAVNPSRRVPLPEPDGRIPIPIANRVPSRLPAEGVPAGWELKEFAGRAAVELVRDEGSVAVRLRSAQASFALYRDVIADLGEYPILSWRWKVVKLPPAGDVRAAATDDQAAQVYVVFPRWPAPLVNSEVIGYVWDSRAPVGTQLTSPKAPNVRIIVVESGPARLDTWQLQARNVAEDYVALFGRKPPRVGQVALMIDSNDTRADAEALFSWLAFGKTRAESMEKPTSMLR, from the coding sequence GTGAGGCGCCGCCGGCTGTCTGCGAGCCCCGCGGCGCGGCTCACGCTGCTCGGGCTCCTGCTCCTGGGCGCGACGGCGGTGCTCCTCGCGAACCCGCGCCATCGCGCGTTCTACTTCGGCGCCGGGAGCCCGCCGGGGGCGGAGCGCTCGGGGCTCAGGCTGCCCTCGACGACGCGCTTCGGACGTGCCCCCGACGCGCCCGCGATCTCCCCGATCGCCGCGGTGAACCCGAGCCGTCGCGTGCCGCTCCCGGAGCCCGACGGGCGCATCCCGATTCCGATCGCGAACCGGGTCCCGTCCCGGCTCCCCGCCGAGGGCGTGCCCGCCGGCTGGGAGCTCAAGGAGTTCGCGGGGCGCGCGGCCGTCGAGCTCGTGCGCGACGAGGGGAGCGTGGCGGTGCGGCTCCGGAGCGCCCAGGCGTCGTTCGCCCTCTATCGCGACGTGATCGCGGACCTGGGGGAATACCCGATCCTCTCATGGCGCTGGAAGGTGGTGAAGCTCCCGCCTGCGGGTGACGTGCGCGCGGCCGCCACCGACGACCAGGCGGCGCAGGTCTACGTGGTGTTCCCGCGCTGGCCCGCGCCGCTCGTCAACAGCGAGGTGATCGGCTACGTCTGGGACAGCCGCGCTCCCGTCGGCACCCAGCTCACGAGCCCGAAGGCGCCGAACGTCCGGATCATCGTCGTCGAGTCGGGCCCGGCGCGGCTCGACACGTGGCAGCTGCAGGCGAGGAACGTCGCCGAGGACTACGTGGCGCTCTTCGGGCGGAAGCCGCCCCGGGTGGGACAGGTGGCCCTGATGATCGACAGCAACGACACCCGGGCCGACGCCGAGGCCCTCTTCTCATGGCTCGCGTTCGGAAAGACGCGCGCGGAAAGCATGGAAAAGCCAACGTCTATGCTAAGATGA
- the miaA gene encoding tRNA (adenosine(37)-N6)-dimethylallyltransferase MiaA: MSDKPRLVVIAGPTGVGKTAVAVALARRLPIEVISADSRQVYRGMDAATGKPTREERRAVVHHLIDVADPDDRYQAARFRADAAPLVPAIHARGRLPVVVGGTGLYIRALIRGLDPAPPADPAFRRELAVLARREGRVALHRRLAVAAPDAARRLHPHDEVRVVRALEIVRAGGSLAAEPARFWSDAGPYDVVYLGLTAERETLARRLAARAAAFVAAGLLDEVRALLARGYDPALASLSSIGYREFVRVARGTLSADEAQRLMQRDTVRYAKRQWTWFQREPGIEWLDVGAAGGIEGVARGIERRMREEGAVA; the protein is encoded by the coding sequence ATGAGCGACAAGCCTCGACTGGTCGTGATCGCCGGGCCCACGGGCGTCGGCAAGACGGCGGTGGCGGTCGCGCTGGCGCGCCGGCTACCGATCGAGGTGATCAGCGCCGACTCGCGCCAGGTCTACCGCGGCATGGACGCCGCGACGGGCAAGCCCACGCGCGAGGAGCGGCGTGCGGTCGTGCACCACCTGATCGACGTGGCGGACCCGGACGACCGCTACCAGGCGGCGCGCTTCAGGGCCGACGCGGCGCCCCTGGTCCCCGCGATCCACGCGCGCGGGCGGCTCCCCGTCGTCGTGGGCGGGACGGGTCTCTACATCCGCGCGCTCATCCGCGGGCTCGATCCCGCGCCGCCGGCCGATCCCGCGTTTCGCCGCGAGCTCGCCGTGCTCGCGCGGCGGGAAGGGCGCGTGGCGCTCCATCGTCGGCTCGCGGTCGCCGCGCCGGACGCCGCGCGACGGCTCCACCCGCACGACGAGGTCCGCGTGGTGCGCGCGCTCGAGATCGTCCGCGCGGGCGGGAGCCTGGCGGCCGAGCCCGCGCGCTTCTGGAGCGACGCGGGCCCGTACGACGTCGTCTACCTGGGCCTGACGGCCGAGCGCGAGACCCTCGCGCGGCGCCTGGCCGCGCGGGCGGCCGCGTTCGTCGCGGCGGGGCTCCTCGACGAGGTGCGGGCGCTGCTCGCGCGGGGCTACGATCCCGCGCTGGCCTCGCTCTCGTCGATCGGCTACCGCGAGTTCGTCCGGGTGGCGCGGGGGACCCTGTCGGCGGACGAGGCGCAGAGGCTCATGCAGCGCGACACGGTCCGCTACGCGAAACGACAGTGGACGTGGTTCCAGCGCGAGCCCGGCATCGAGTGGCTCGACGTGGGCGCCGCGGGCGGCATCGAGGGCGTGGCCCGCGGTATCGAGCGAAGGATGAGGGAGGAGGGTGCCGTCGCGTGA